In the genome of Mercurialis annua linkage group LG8, ddMerAnnu1.2, whole genome shotgun sequence, the window TATTCACAAAGCCAAcacaaaatccaaattttcaccaAAAGCAAGCATATAAAGAAATATTATCACAAATGGACCCACAAAAATCATACTTCATTTTCAGCACACCAGTTCAACATAAGTGGTCCTAGAGGTTATGAGGTCAACATTTACACAAGTTTCGTACCTTCGACTACTTCTTGACTGCTTTCACTATCAGTATCATGGAGTTGTAAAGGGTTATCTCGACTATTTGACCCTTTTTCCCATCTCTTGTCTCTTTCACTTTGCCTTTCCCGCTCCCTTCGCTCTCGTTTtcttttccccattttttcCCTTTACACCTGCCAACCACAAGCCTGTTAAAGTTATACATTACACGAACCAAATAACATAAACACAAacccattttcaaaaattcaaaaaaatttccattttcaagaaattataaaatgttacatACCCAGTTGCTAAGAAACGAAGAAAACCCAAGAAGACGATCAAGAAACCAAACCCTAACAGGAAACTAAGAAGGCGACGAAGAAACGATCAAGGCGAAGAAGAAACGAAGTAGGTACACGAAAAGAACAGAAAGGACGTTTTTTTGGGacagaaataaaatcaaataaactaaGGGAGAAGAAGAgggaaaagttaaaaatgttagagagagaaagtgatTTTTAACCGAGcggtaaaaatgatttttttttttttttttttgaaaaaagtcaacCGACACAACCTTACACAGCCTTACACATTCTTACACATGTCTGACATGCATGCAGAGTGACTTGCAGAGCCGTCAGTGAATATAtcgtgccacgtcatcattttgCCAAAATATCGGCGAGAAATGGGCTCAGGGGGTTTACGTGCAGCCGTCACAAAGaatagggggtttactgatcgtttttttttatcagggggtttatCGTAAGGTATccctaaagtcagggtccgtgggtgattattagccaaagTAGAGTAACATTTACCAGTTTTCAAcgttaaaattgaaaagaggCTAGAAGGGGGGTATTTTTTAAGATATTGGCCTTAAAAAAGAAGTATCATGTGCATTTCAAACACCCAATCAATTTACCCGGCAAAAGTTCTCATTCAAAAAACAGATGGTTAAAGAAAATTGTTCTCCAGCTCCGATCCAACACATAACTACTCAAAAGAAACCCGAAAATCGCTTTCTCTTTCGGTTCTActaataaattttgattgattCCGTTCTGCAACATCCCCACCGTCACTTCAAATATTCTCCGCCTCACCAAAAAAAGATTCCCCACATTTTCTCATATCTTAAAGCTTTCTTTTTTTCGTGCTTTTCTCAAGCCAAGAATCTCTCTTTTCTTCCTTTACTTTCAGATTCCTTCGTTCATTAATTAATGAACTCTCCCCTTTTTAATCACACAATGTTCCTCTTACGTTCCTCCCTTCTCTCCACATTTTCTCTCCTCGTCTCTCGCTGTTATTTTCGATTTCTTGAGCTCGTTTCGCTTGCGTTTTTACGTAAAAGATTCGTGTTTTCATGGCGCCTCCCGCTTCTTTTTCGCCGTCTTCAGGTGTCAGTTATATTTCTAATCCTTGTATTTATGGTAATCATCTTCcgggtttggtttttttttaaaagtttaaaggatgGGTTCTtgaatttttcagtttttttttttctgtatgGGCAATGTTTTGATGTTAAGCAGGGGATTTTGTTTCTTCATACGCAGAGAGGAAATCTCGGCTTATGAAATGGCTTAGTAAGTTTTTTAAAAGTGGGCCGAGTGGCGGCGGCCGCGGTGGCGGGAGTAGCCGGCATCCACAGCTTCTTGGAGAGGAAAATATGGTTAGCTTGCGTGCTCCGGCGAGATCTTTGGTAAGCTGTGTCATTTCATATTAGTTTATGAAATTGTCAATAGTTGATAATTAATAGGATTATGATGTTTCTGTTCATAATCAAGCAGAgatacttcattcaatcaaccgTTTACCGTTTTAAAAACGTGTCGAAAACTTAGCGTTTCAAcataaaacttcatttttaaataaaacaaaaccttAAAATTCAACCATTTCGTTGTGTCTGTGTTcaagtgttttattttttagtgtCCGTGCAACTTATAGCAATCAATAGTGGTCATTTTAGTTAGAATTGATGTCTATTAATAGGTGATTTTTGTCCAATTATGCCACTGCATGGTGAAATAAGTTTGTTCACTTAGAATTTCTATTACTTGTATaaacatgataaaaaaattattccttCTGATAATTATGATGAGCTAATTTGGTGgtaaattttgttaattagcatttaaatagttaaaagaatTTCAAAAGCTAAATTTCAGATTCTTCTGCAACTTGTATAATTGAACGGCTAATCTGTGTCCAAACATTTGCTTTTGTAAGTACTTTTTTcagcaatttttattttaaattgtcaattttaccctctCTTTTGAAAGGGCGTGTTACTGTTGCATTATCAGGATAAAGCTTTTGCATATTAATTTAGTATATTTAGTGATTCTTTGCCAATAGTGATGCCTATTTACTCATGCCATACCTTAACTTTAATTCATGTGCAAGCCACTTGGCTTAATTTAGTCCCTCCTTTTTTTTCAGAATTTATGCACTTTAGATCAACCATTTATAAAGTTAGATCATGGTTGTCATCTCCACATGTTTTGAGgctaaaatatttggtttatagCATCTTTTGATTGATTAGTGAAAGATTATTCCCTTTTTGTTTAAAAACTTGaaatttaattggatttttgtattaaatttatgATATGCTTTGGATGAATGGATACTATTACTTATATGACAAGCAAACTCTTTTATGGCCATGTTATCAACTATTATCAGCTTTTGGATGTTTCATTGATATAGTACATGTTATTGGTATCTGCAGTAGCTGTTAAGTCAGTTCATTGTGCTTAAAcagtaaaaatttaatttacagtacaaaattggattattaatgttccataaattaatttaatcttgTTTTAGTACATCGTTTTGTGGGTAATTTGGAATATTGGACACGGATACGGCGAAACAGTGTTgtgttttaaggttttctatattaaaaatgaaattttgtgtcCCACACGCCAAGTTTTCTACACGTTTTTGAAAAAGAAACgtcgattgaatgaagtgtctgtATGCAAATAAAGAGGAACAATCCTAGAAAGGATGAAGTCTAATTCATACAATTTCGTTATGTAACTTGTACAAATTGGTGATCTAGagatgaaaaaaaagaaaaaaaaaacattaattagctGAATTGTTTTTGTCAGGATGAGCATTCTAGACATGGTAAGGAGAAAGATGAATCTGATCATGCCATGGCACTTTCTCTGTCTGAAGATTGGAAAAGACCAGGTATTTCATCCTTgtcaaattatttatttctcattggattttgtaattttgtatTAAAACATTGATTCTTTTTCAGGATATAGATGGAGAACAAATCACGACGAAGAACTCGCTAAGGCGCTTCAGGATAACCTCAATTCATCAGGATATCCTCCTTATGCCCCTAATCAATCTACATATCCTCCTTATGCCCCTTCACAATATCACCACAGAGGTTACAGGTTAGATCTTGAATCGAAATCTTCGCCTTGTGGCGGATTTTAAATCTCATATGTTAAATTTGGCTTAAGTAAGTATTATGTTCATGAAAATTACTGTCTGCAATTCTAGAATTTGTGGTGGCTGCCATAGTGACATTGGTTATGGCAATTATTTGGGATGCATGGGACAGTTTTTTCATCCAGATTGCTTTCGTTGTTCGTCTTGTCGCTATCCGATTACTGAGAATGAGGTAGTTTTATATAAAAGTAAGCAAATGCAATTGATGATTCTGaaattttggtttgattctTAACAGGATGTTCTTGTTTCTGTTGATCTAAGTTTTCTTTGTCAGGTAAAGATCCATATCATAAGTCATGTTTCAAAGAGTTGACTCATCCCAAATGTGAAGTCTGCCATCAATATGTAAGAAAAAGAGAACCCGTTACATCATTTTGTTGCGTTTTCTAGTTTACACGCTTTCTGTTGTCAATTACGAAAAATGTTAGTTTCCAATTTGTATTGACAATTAAGTCATGTTGCATAAGAACTTCTCGAGTCAAAATTGTATTTTCATTTCCGGGAAAACTTTGAAACTCGAAAACTCTATAGTTAGACATTTCCTGTTTCAGCATTTCTGTTTTCGTGCTACATACTACAAGCAATCAGAAAAAGGATATTGGTTCATATCAGGATTCTGACATCTTCATTTCAGATCCCAACAAATGATGCCGGTTTGATAGAGTATAGATGCCATCCATTCTGGTCTCAGAAATACTGTCCATCACACGAACATGATCATACAGCTCGATGCTGCAGTTGTGAACGCTTGGAGGTACATATATTTACCTTAATTTTAGCACAATGGAATATCTAATTTTCTTTGGTACTGGTCATATTtacattttcttcttctttattacCTTCCTGAAGTCCCGGAATACGAGATACTATTGTTTGGAAGACGGACGGAGCTTATGCTTAGAATGCATGGAATCTGCTATTACAGACACCGGTGACTGCCAACCACTTTACCATTCCATCAGAGATTATTATGAAGGGATGAATATGAAGCTGGATCAGCAAATTCCTATGCTTCTTGTCGAAAGACAAGCGCTTAACGAAGCTATTGTTGGGGAGAAAAATGTATTACATTCTCTCTTGCTAGATTTTTCCTTTTAGGCATTTGTGTGCTAAAACTGCTCTTATTGAGTTATGGTTCTTGTTCAGGGGTATCATCACATGCCTGAGACGCGGGGTTTATGCCTATCGGAAGAACAAACTGTTACTAGTGTATGATATCGGACAATTATACGAACTTAATAGTATTTCAAGTGAAGAACCAAATGATAACATACTCTGTGTTCTCTGTTTGATTATATGCAGATACAAAGGAGACCAAGGATTGGTGGAAATAGACTAGTTGGAATTAGAACCCAACCGCAAAAGCTGACTCGAAAAAGCTGTGAGGTTACTGCTATTCTCGTACTTTACGGTCTTCCAAGGTAACTACATTTACTCACAAATGTAACTTGTAAGTTAAAGATTCTGAAATATCATTTACTAATGAAATTAAGTAGTAATCATAATTTCATAAAGACAACAGGAAAAGGAAACAATCTTTAACAGTCTCAAAATATGTGTcttaattatgaaatttaggATCGAAAACTGGCTGGTTATGAGTAAACACAGTAGCTCATGTAGATATCTGAATCAGTTTCCAGTTGATATTCTATGGATTCCGTAATTTTAATTCAGTCAAACGCCATGGTACACTATTACTGAGGCCGAAAATTTATGTGCCTATAGCAACTTGTTGAACTTACGCCCCGTTTATGCAGACTACTAACCGGTGCTATTCTTGCTCATGAGTTGATGCACGGTTGGTTGCgtctaaaaggtaaaacataaaaacatataCTCATTTGAGTGTTTCTCTGCAATGATATTCGATCAAACTACATTATCTTTGTCGTAAATTCAGGTTACCGAAATCTGAGTCCTGAAGTAGAAGAAGGTATATGCCAAGTACTCTCGTACATGTGGCTCGAATCAGAAGTAGTATTGCCATCGAAAAGCATGCCATCTACATCcgcagcagcagcagcatcCTCTTCCTCCTCTTCTTCATTGTCTTCAAAGAAAGGCGGAAAATCCAACGTGGAAAATAAATTGGGAGAGTTTTTCATGCATCAAATAGCCAATGATGCATCCCCTGCTTATGGAGGAGGCTTCAGGTCTGCAAATGCTGCTGTCAATAAGTACGGTTTACGTCGAACTTTGGATCATATCCGGCTTACAGGACACTTCCCTTTGTAATACTAACAAAGACTATTATTATTCGGATTTAAGTATCAATTTGCTCTTTGAACACTTATACGCAATGAGCaattaatacaaattttaattttttttcattacttAGTTCTTTGGACttgctaatttttaaaaattagacaaAATGTATCAATTATGAGAGTAACTATCAGACTCTAAATGATTTTAGAGAAAATCACTCTAACACTCTAACACTCTTGACATTTACTATAGTTTATAGTTTTGTTCTTCAGTTTTTAGTTTTCGTTTATATTTTTGTCCTTTATCTTAGTATAAAAATAGCTTtgcataaataaaaacaaaaatacatcttaaaatcttaatatttaaatatcaaataagaacaaaacaaacaaaaattaaactacAATCTTAACCTccaattctaataaaaaaaacaaaacaaaaaaactcaaccaaaaaaaatctaaactctTCCAagttttttcaatttcttcaaaacatattttaaagcttttcttttatttccctCAGCTTCTTCCTCAGCTTTCTTCTGCTTGGCAACTTCATCTCCCTTCTTCTCCACAGCTTCTACCAAACTCTTCAGAATACAATCCACGTCACTTCCCGGTACAATAACCGGCATCAAAAGCTCCGCCACCTCCGCCGGAGTTACATCAACTCGGTCAAGCAACTCACCAATCTTTCCAAACAACACATGCGAATCAATATTCAAATACTTCTGCGCCAGAATCTTGAAACCCTCGAGTTTACAATACGACATCTCTATATGATAATCCATTCTCCCCTGTCGGATCAGCGCCGGATCAAGTTTCTCTTTATGATTCGTCGTAAATATCACAATCCTTTCGCTTCCACTCGCCGACCAAAGTCCGTCAATGAAATTTAATAAACCTGACAGAGTCACCTTACTACCTTTCTTCTTCTCGTCAGAGTCAGACTCATCACCGCCGCCGCCTCCGCCGCTACTGCCAATCAAATCCTTCAACGGATCATTATTATTCTTATCTTTTACTCCGCTACTTCTTTGTCCCGTCAGATTAAGCGAACAGTCAATATCTTCAATAACAATGACAGACTTACTATTAATATCAATCAAAAGCTTCCTTAACTCAGTGTTATCTTTAACCGCCGTCAACTcaatatcataaatattataatcCAAGTAATTAGCAATGGCAGCGATCAAACTCGATTTGCCGGTTCCCGGCGGTCCATACAGAAGATAACCACGCTTCCACGGCCGGCCAACTTTcgaaaaaaaatctttttcttTCGAAAAGGCTACGAGATCGTTCATGATCGTCGTCTTCTTTGTCGGATCCATCGCGATCGTCTCAAACGTCGCCGGATGTTCAAAAATCACGTGACTCCATAGATTATGCCTATAACCCCACCAATTATCACTCGGATTATTAGTGTAGAGCTTACGTTTCCGATTCTTGACCGTCGCCGCCTTTCCAACGGCGACCACATGGTTTAAGTACTGATCAAGAACTTGAACTCTATGCTTCGGGTGAAATTTGAGAAGATATTGCCGTTTAGAAGTAACGGAATTGTATAAAGATATGGATTTAGGGTTGGGTTTTATAGTAACGGACTTCCATTTAAGTTTAACGCCGTTAAAATAATCAAGAACAACTTCGTCATCATCCATGGAAAATAAAAAGGATTTACTCTTTTTAGTTAATTCACCTTTGAGTTGCTGAACTTGGTCGGTGGATCTCGAGCCTAGATACGATTGAATTGCGGCGAACGCATCGTTACGCATGAATCGAGCTTCATCGGGATACTCCTCGAATTTTACGCACATTGTCGGATTGAAGTAATTCTTCAATTTGTACCATATTGAATCAATGTAGTACTGAAAAATCGATGGAAATAATTGTTGGTACGTAGACCATAAACACATGAATAAAACACTTGATTTTAAATTCTCCATCGTCACTTTTGTGTGAAGAGTAGACAACTTTTGTTAATGAGACATAAGACTTTGCCCGTAGCTCTATATATATAGGAATTTGACGACCAAAACTGTTCaagtaaaacattaggattgtcCTAAAACTCATAGGATTAGGCTATAACTACTTGTTTTCTGTAGTTCtgatttaatttctaaatcttAATTGGAAATTGAATCCCTTCAAAATTTGGATTAGGCGGATTTTTTC includes:
- the LOC126662317 gene encoding protein DA1-related 2 isoform X1, whose product is MAPPASFSPSSGVSYISNPCIYGDFVSSYAERKSRLMKWLSKFFKSGPSGGGRGGGSSRHPQLLGEENMVSLRAPARSLDEHSRHGKEKDESDHAMALSLSEDWKRPGYRWRTNHDEELAKALQDNLNSSGYPPYAPNQSTYPPYAPSQYHHRGYRICGGCHSDIGYGNYLGCMGQFFHPDCFRCSSCRYPITENEVVLYKSKDPYHKSCFKELTHPKCEVCHQYIPTNDAGLIEYRCHPFWSQKYCPSHEHDHTARCCSCERLESRNTRYYCLEDGRSLCLECMESAITDTGDCQPLYHSIRDYYEGMNMKLDQQIPMLLVERQALNEAIVGEKNGYHHMPETRGLCLSEEQTVTSIQRRPRIGGNRLVGIRTQPQKLTRKSCEVTAILVLYGLPRLLTGAILAHELMHGWLRLKGYRNLSPEVEEGICQVLSYMWLESEVVLPSKSMPSTSAAAAASSSSSSSLSSKKGGKSNVENKLGEFFMHQIANDASPAYGGGFRSANAAVNKYGLRRTLDHIRLTGHFPL
- the LOC126662317 gene encoding protein DA1-related 2 isoform X3 is translated as MAPPASFSPSSGVSYISNPCIYERKSRLMKWLSKFFKSGPSGGGRGGGSSRHPQLLGEENMVSLRAPARSLDEHSRHGKEKDESDHAMALSLSEDWKRPGYRWRTNHDEELAKALQDNLNSSGYPPYAPNQSTYPPYAPSQYHHRGYRICGGCHSDIGYGNYLGCMGQFFHPDCFRCSSCRYPITENEVVLYKSKDPYHKSCFKELTHPKCEVCHQYIPTNDAGLIEYRCHPFWSQKYCPSHEHDHTARCCSCERLESRNTRYYCLEDGRSLCLECMESAITDTGDCQPLYHSIRDYYEGMNMKLDQQIPMLLVERQALNEAIVGEKNGYHHMPETRGLCLSEEQTVTSIQRRPRIGGNRLVGIRTQPQKLTRKSCEVTAILVLYGLPRLLTGAILAHELMHGWLRLKGYRNLSPEVEEGICQVLSYMWLESEVVLPSKSMPSTSAAAAASSSSSSSLSSKKGGKSNVENKLGEFFMHQIANDASPAYGGGFRSANAAVNKYGLRRTLDHIRLTGHFPL
- the LOC126662317 gene encoding protein DA1-related 2 isoform X5; amino-acid sequence: MAPPASFSPSSGDFVSSYAERKSRLMKWLSKFFKSGPSGGGRGGGSSRHPQLLGEENMVSLRAPARSLDEHSRHGKEKDESDHAMALSLSEDWKRPGYRWRTNHDEELAKALQDNLNSSGYPPYAPNQSTYPPYAPSQYHHRGYRICGGCHSDIGYGNYLGCMGQFFHPDCFRCSSCRYPITENEVVLYKSKDPYHKSCFKELTHPKCEVCHQYIPTNDAGLIEYRCHPFWSQKYCPSHEHDHTARCCSCERLESRNTRYYCLEDGRSLCLECMESAITDTGDCQPLYHSIRDYYEGMNMKLDQQIPMLLVERQALNEAIVGEKNGYHHMPETRGLCLSEEQTVTSIQRRPRIGGNRLVGIRTQPQKLTRKSCEVTAILVLYGLPRLLTGAILAHELMHGWLRLKGYRNLSPEVEEGICQVLSYMWLESEVVLPSKSMPSTSAAAAASSSSSSSLSSKKGGKSNVENKLGEFFMHQIANDASPAYGGGFRSANAAVNKYGLRRTLDHIRLTGHFPL
- the LOC126662317 gene encoding protein DA1-related 2 isoform X6 — translated: MAPPASFSPSSERKSRLMKWLSKFFKSGPSGGGRGGGSSRHPQLLGEENMVSLRAPARSLDEHSRHGKEKDESDHAMALSLSEDWKRPGYRWRTNHDEELAKALQDNLNSSGYPPYAPNQSTYPPYAPSQYHHRGYRICGGCHSDIGYGNYLGCMGQFFHPDCFRCSSCRYPITENEVVLYKSKDPYHKSCFKELTHPKCEVCHQYIPTNDAGLIEYRCHPFWSQKYCPSHEHDHTARCCSCERLESRNTRYYCLEDGRSLCLECMESAITDTGDCQPLYHSIRDYYEGMNMKLDQQIPMLLVERQALNEAIVGEKNGYHHMPETRGLCLSEEQTVTSIQRRPRIGGNRLVGIRTQPQKLTRKSCEVTAILVLYGLPRLLTGAILAHELMHGWLRLKGYRNLSPEVEEGICQVLSYMWLESEVVLPSKSMPSTSAAAAASSSSSSSLSSKKGGKSNVENKLGEFFMHQIANDASPAYGGGFRSANAAVNKYGLRRTLDHIRLTGHFPL
- the LOC126662317 gene encoding protein DA1-related 2 isoform X4, whose amino-acid sequence is MAPPASFSPSSGVSYISNPCIYERKSRLMKWLSKFFKSGPSGGGRGGGSSRHPQLLGEENMVSLRAPARSLDEHSRHGKEKDESDHAMALSLSEDWKRPGYRWRTNHDEELAKALQDNLNSSGYPPYAPNQSTYPPYAPSQYHHRGYRICGGCHSDIGYGNYLGCMGQFFHPDCFRCSSCRYPITENEFSLSGKDPYHKSCFKELTHPKCEVCHQYIPTNDAGLIEYRCHPFWSQKYCPSHEHDHTARCCSCERLESRNTRYYCLEDGRSLCLECMESAITDTGDCQPLYHSIRDYYEGMNMKLDQQIPMLLVERQALNEAIVGEKNGYHHMPETRGLCLSEEQTVTSIQRRPRIGGNRLVGIRTQPQKLTRKSCEVTAILVLYGLPRLLTGAILAHELMHGWLRLKGYRNLSPEVEEGICQVLSYMWLESEVVLPSKSMPSTSAAAAASSSSSSSLSSKKGGKSNVENKLGEFFMHQIANDASPAYGGGFRSANAAVNKYGLRRTLDHIRLTGHFPL
- the LOC126662317 gene encoding protein DA1-related 2 isoform X2, translating into MAPPASFSPSSGVSYISNPCIYGDFVSSYAERKSRLMKWLSKFFKSGPSGGGRGGGSSRHPQLLGEENMVSLRAPARSLDEHSRHGKEKDESDHAMALSLSEDWKRPGYRWRTNHDEELAKALQDNLNSSGYPPYAPNQSTYPPYAPSQYHHRGYRICGGCHSDIGYGNYLGCMGQFFHPDCFRCSSCRYPITENEFSLSGKDPYHKSCFKELTHPKCEVCHQYIPTNDAGLIEYRCHPFWSQKYCPSHEHDHTARCCSCERLESRNTRYYCLEDGRSLCLECMESAITDTGDCQPLYHSIRDYYEGMNMKLDQQIPMLLVERQALNEAIVGEKNGYHHMPETRGLCLSEEQTVTSIQRRPRIGGNRLVGIRTQPQKLTRKSCEVTAILVLYGLPRLLTGAILAHELMHGWLRLKGYRNLSPEVEEGICQVLSYMWLESEVVLPSKSMPSTSAAAAASSSSSSSLSSKKGGKSNVENKLGEFFMHQIANDASPAYGGGFRSANAAVNKYGLRRTLDHIRLTGHFPL
- the LOC126661041 gene encoding AAA-ATPase At3g28510-like, encoding MENLKSSVLFMCLWSTYQQLFPSIFQYYIDSIWYKLKNYFNPTMCVKFEEYPDEARFMRNDAFAAIQSYLGSRSTDQVQQLKGELTKKSKSFLFSMDDDEVVLDYFNGVKLKWKSVTIKPNPKSISLYNSVTSKRQYLLKFHPKHRVQVLDQYLNHVVAVGKAATVKNRKRKLYTNNPSDNWWGYRHNLWSHVIFEHPATFETIAMDPTKKTTIMNDLVAFSKEKDFFSKVGRPWKRGYLLYGPPGTGKSSLIAAIANYLDYNIYDIELTAVKDNTELRKLLIDINSKSVIVIEDIDCSLNLTGQRSSGVKDKNNNDPLKDLIGSSGGGGGGDESDSDEKKKGSKVTLSGLLNFIDGLWSASGSERIVIFTTNHKEKLDPALIRQGRMDYHIEMSYCKLEGFKILAQKYLNIDSHVLFGKIGELLDRVDVTPAEVAELLMPVIVPGSDVDCILKSLVEAVEKKGDEVAKQKKAEEEAEGNKRKALKYVLKKLKKLGRV